A segment of the Collimonas fungivorans genome:
AACCGGTATCATCCTGCGCCTGCAGCCGATGCTGGCATATGTTGTTTTTTTGAAATCCTCTCCTTCTCCAAGTTACCTATAGGCACAATAGGGTTCCTGCTCTAAAGCCGCGCCTCATCGCACTACCGCCGTGCGGGATCAGGTATTATCGGCAACCATAGGGACAGTGTTTGATAGGAAACTTTCTGAGCGATACGCCACACGGCTGCCGCTGCGCCTCCTCTATACATAACAAAGAATGGCCCTTGTTAAGGGGCTGAGACAAGTCTGAACAGCAATATGCCAAAGCCGCTGGCGGCTCGGGCAATGGTTTGGGCAATTAACATTCGATTAAAAGTACGATTTTGATGAATTTCATTCTGTATTCGGATATTGGCGAAAGCACGATCGATAAAAGCCTTGGTTTGCCAGAGTACAGCTACTACTTTGTCTTAAAAGCTTTTCGCACCGTTTTGGCCGAGCTCGGCACGGTTACATTGGTGCGGCACCCGGAAACCGAAGTCGACCCGCTGTTTGAAGAATGCCGGCAGCGCGGCGAAGAATGCGTGTTCCTTTCCTTTTCCCCACCGAACAAGACTCAGATCGACCTCAAGTGCCCGACGGTGTCGGTGTTCGCCTGGGAGTACAGCAACATTCCCGACGAGATCTGGGATGACGATGTCCGCAACGACTGGCGCGTGGTGTTTGCCCGCCATGGCCGGGCGATCACCTTGTCCAGCTATACCGCGCGCGTTGTGAAAGAGGCGATGGGCGCGGCCTTCCCGGTGCTGGCGGCGCCAGCGCCTTTGTGGGAACAGTTTGCCGGCGCCCGCTCGCGATTTGGCGCGAAATTGCCGCCCGGAGCAAGCGTCTTGCAGCTGCGCGGCACCGTGATCGACAGCCACTTGCTGGGTTTGTCGGCGGACGGCTTGATCGCTCACATTACTTTTCCTGAGGCGGAGGATGAGGACGAGCTGTCATCGCCGCCGCCCGCACCTGCGCCAGAACCTGTACCCGAACCAGTACCTGTACACGAACTGCCGCCGCAGTTGGCGCCCGAACCCCAGGCCCAGCCTGAACCACCAGCCCCGGCCAAAAACCTGCGTTATCGGCTGGCGGTGACCAAACGCCATCTGCTGACCTGGTATCGTGAAGCATTGCGCGACCTGCTGCCTTTATGGCTAGCCAGGGCGGTAGCGGTCAGCGGACGTAGCGGGAACGCCATGGCACGCGCCATGATGGGTTATGAACGCCGTGCAGCTCCGCAGCCGCAGCT
Coding sequences within it:
- a CDS encoding glycosyltransferase, giving the protein MNFILYSDIGESTIDKSLGLPEYSYYFVLKAFRTVLAELGTVTLVRHPETEVDPLFEECRQRGEECVFLSFSPPNKTQIDLKCPTVSVFAWEYSNIPDEIWDDDVRNDWRVVFARHGRAITLSSYTARVVKEAMGAAFPVLAAPAPLWEQFAGARSRFGAKLPPGASVLQLRGTVIDSHLLGLSADGLIAHITFPEAEDEDELSSPPPAPAPEPVPEPVPVHELPPQLAPEPQAQPEPPAPAKNLRYRLAVTKRHLLTWYREALRDLLPLWLARAVAVSGRSGNAMARAMMGYERRAAPQPQLPAEPPQLPELPPEPPPVEAVAPAPVPEPEAVVNLDGVVYTSILSPKDGRKNWFDMVTAFCWTFRDVDDATLVLKMNERDLSRYHNTLLTLLSQLAPFKCRVLTLHAYLDDPTYEELIGATSYYVNTSLCEGLCLPLMEFMCCGKPVIAPQHTAMEDYIDDRAAFVIKSGLEHNVWPNDPRDLFRTLRYRLDWESICTAYEDSYRIAKQQPEKYLEMSKHAMARLESFSSGAVVKEQLRSFFQQAGAAR